A region from the Afifella aestuarii genome encodes:
- a CDS encoding 2-hydroxyacid dehydrogenase has translation MTRPELLMVGPLADAVTAEIEKDFTVHRYFAADDKEALLSEIGERVRFVATGGHHGCSAKIIEALPKLEIISSFGVGYDAVDVEAAKRAGVHVTNTPDVLNDCVAEMTVGLMIALAHRLPQTDRYVREGRWPGGDFSLTDELRGARAGILGLGRIGKEIARRLQVFKMEVVYHGRHKQAHEPYPYFADLTEMAKACDWLVVIAPGSKETQGIVSRGVMEALGPEGMLVNMARGSLVDEPAMIGLLQSGGLGGAALDVFADEPNVPDELKALDNVVLSPHQGSATHKTRAAMGQMVVDNLRAHLKGEPLLSPVA, from the coding sequence ATGACACGACCCGAGCTTTTGATGGTCGGCCCTCTCGCCGACGCGGTGACTGCCGAGATCGAGAAGGATTTTACCGTCCATCGCTATTTTGCGGCGGACGACAAGGAGGCGCTTCTCTCCGAGATCGGCGAACGGGTGCGCTTCGTCGCGACCGGCGGGCACCATGGCTGTTCGGCGAAGATCATCGAGGCGCTGCCGAAGCTCGAGATCATTTCCTCCTTCGGCGTCGGCTATGACGCCGTCGATGTGGAGGCGGCGAAGCGGGCGGGGGTGCACGTGACCAACACGCCCGACGTCCTCAACGATTGCGTGGCGGAGATGACGGTGGGGCTGATGATTGCGCTCGCCCATCGACTGCCGCAGACCGACCGTTATGTGCGCGAGGGGCGCTGGCCGGGGGGCGATTTTTCGCTGACCGACGAACTCCGCGGGGCGCGCGCCGGCATTCTCGGGCTCGGGCGCATCGGCAAGGAGATTGCCAGGCGGCTGCAGGTCTTCAAGATGGAGGTCGTCTATCACGGCCGCCACAAGCAGGCGCACGAGCCCTATCCCTATTTCGCCGACCTCACCGAGATGGCGAAGGCCTGCGACTGGCTGGTGGTGATCGCGCCGGGATCCAAAGAGACGCAAGGCATCGTCAGCCGCGGCGTGATGGAGGCGCTCGGGCCGGAGGGGATGCTCGTCAACATGGCGCGCGGCTCGCTCGTCGACGAGCCGGCGATGATCGGGCTCCTGCAATCCGGCGGGCTCGGCGGCGCGGCGCTCGACGTTTTTGCCGACGAGCCCAACGTGCCGGACGAACTGAAGGCGCTCGACAATGTCGTCTTGTCGCCGCATCAGGGCAGCGCCACGCACAAGACGCGCGCGGCGATGGGGCAGATGGTGGTCGACAATCTGCGCGCGCATCTCAAGGGCGAGCCGCTGCTGAGCCCCGTCGCCTGA
- a CDS encoding carbohydrate ABC transporter permease — translation MAKKSLSPAASTRDDTEGMDQFNTVTRRILVVYLPLAVFIFVLLFPFYWMAITAIKPDHQLTNYDRYSPFWVVEPTLDHIRYLLFETSYPGWLWNTMLVAFASTFLSLFASVLAAYAIERIRFTGARTTGLLIFLAYLVPPSILFIPLAFIVFQVGIFDSRLALILTYPTFLIPFCTWLLMGYFRTIPFELEESALVDGASRFQILTKVILPLAVPGLISAGIFAFTLSWNEFIYALTFISSSENKTVPVGVLTELVRGDIYEWGALMSGALLGSLPVVILYSFFVDYYVSSMTGAVKE, via the coding sequence ATGGCCAAGAAAAGCCTCAGCCCCGCAGCCTCCACCCGCGACGACACGGAGGGCATGGATCAGTTCAACACGGTGACGCGGCGCATCCTCGTCGTCTATCTGCCGCTCGCCGTCTTCATCTTCGTGCTGCTCTTCCCGTTCTATTGGATGGCGATCACGGCGATCAAACCGGACCATCAGCTCACCAATTACGACCGCTACAGCCCCTTCTGGGTGGTCGAGCCGACGCTCGACCATATCCGCTACCTGCTCTTCGAGACGTCCTATCCGGGCTGGCTGTGGAACACGATGCTGGTCGCCTTCGCCTCCACCTTCCTGTCGCTGTTTGCCTCCGTCCTCGCCGCCTATGCGATCGAGCGCATCCGCTTCACCGGCGCGCGCACCACCGGCCTCCTCATCTTCCTCGCCTATCTGGTGCCGCCGTCGATCCTCTTCATTCCGCTCGCCTTCATCGTCTTCCAGGTCGGCATCTTCGATTCCCGCCTGGCTCTCATCCTCACCTATCCGACCTTCCTCATCCCGTTCTGCACCTGGCTGTTGATGGGCTATTTCCGCACCATCCCCTTCGAGCTTGAGGAAAGCGCCCTCGTCGACGGTGCCTCGCGCTTCCAGATCCTGACGAAAGTCATCCTGCCGCTCGCCGTCCCCGGCCTCATCTCCGCGGGCATTTTCGCCTTCACCCTGTCGTGGAACGAATTCATCTACGCGCTCACCTTCATCTCCTCCTCGGAGAACAAGACGGTGCCGGTCGGCGTCCTCACCGAGCTCGTGCGCGGCGACATCTACGAATGGGGAGCCCTGATGTCCGGCGCCCTCCTGGGCTCGCTGCCGGTCGTCATCCTCTATTCCTTCTTCGTCGACTACTACGTCTCGTCGATGACGGGTGCGGTGAAGGAATAG
- a CDS encoding carbohydrate ABC transporter permease — protein MTDVPLTPRRSLLSRFLESRNGLGLLFMLPAAVFLLCFLTYPLGLGVWLGFTDTRIGRTGEFIGLENYIWLFDDPIFWLSVYNTILYTVVASVLKFGLGLWLALILNEHLPFKTFFRAIILLPWVVPTVLSALAFWWIYDSQFSIISWVLMQWGLIDAPINFLGQPNHARASVIAANVWRGIPFVAISLLAGLQTIPQSLNEAAALDGATSWQRFTKVTLPLLTPIIAVVMTFSVLFTFTDFQLIYVLTRGGPVNATHLMATLSFQRAIPGGQLGEGAAIAVAMIPFLLAAILFSFFGLQRRRWQQGND, from the coding sequence ATGACGGATGTGCCGCTGACCCCACGCCGCTCGCTGCTTTCGAGGTTCCTGGAGAGCCGCAACGGCCTCGGGCTTCTTTTCATGCTGCCGGCGGCGGTTTTTCTCCTGTGCTTCCTGACCTATCCGCTCGGTCTCGGCGTCTGGCTCGGCTTCACCGACACGCGCATCGGCCGCACCGGCGAATTCATCGGCCTTGAGAATTACATCTGGCTCTTCGACGACCCGATCTTCTGGCTGTCGGTCTACAACACCATTCTCTACACCGTCGTCGCCTCGGTCCTGAAATTCGGCCTCGGCCTCTGGCTCGCCCTCATCTTGAACGAGCATCTGCCCTTCAAGACCTTCTTCCGGGCGATCATCCTCTTGCCCTGGGTGGTGCCGACGGTTTTGTCCGCGCTGGCCTTCTGGTGGATCTACGACAGCCAGTTCTCGATTATTTCCTGGGTCTTGATGCAATGGGGGCTGATCGATGCGCCGATCAACTTCCTCGGCCAGCCGAACCATGCCCGCGCCTCGGTGATCGCCGCCAATGTCTGGCGCGGCATTCCCTTCGTGGCGATCTCGCTTCTCGCCGGCCTGCAGACGATCCCGCAATCCCTGAACGAGGCGGCAGCGCTCGACGGCGCCACCTCCTGGCAGCGCTTCACCAAGGTGACGCTGCCGCTTCTGACCCCGATCATCGCCGTCGTCATGACCTTCTCGGTGCTCTTCACCTTCACCGATTTCCAGCTCATCTACGTTCTGACGCGCGGCGGACCGGTCAACGCCACGCATCTGATGGCCACCCTCTCCTTCCAGCGCGCCATTCCCGGCGGCCAGCTCGGCGAAGGTGCGGCGATTGCGGTCGCCATGATCCCCTTCCTGCTCGCCGCCATTCTGTTCTCGTTCTTCGGGCTGCAGCGCCGCCGCTGGCAGCAGGGCAACGACTGA
- a CDS encoding ABC transporter substrate-binding protein: MPIDRRTFLSGTASLAAGAAFSGVPGARRAFAQSAGMTFQPEEGASLRLLRWVPFVTGEEEAWNANTKAFTEATGVEVRIDQESWEDVRPKAAVAANVGSGPDMVMSWFDDPFQYPDKLVDVTDLATKLGEAHGGWYEGLEGYARQDDSFIAVPLCAIGNAVCYRQSHMEKAGFSEFPEDTDGFLELCKALKANGTPAGFPHGKAVGDGNNYAHWLLWSHGGMMVDENSNVTINSPETKAAIEYAKALYETFIPGTESWLDINNNRAFLAEQISLTANGVSLYYAAAKDPAMKEIAEDIRTVNLPVGPIGKSVELHQTSTLSIFKHCKYPQAAKAYLEFMYQSDKMNAWIEGASAYCCQALKEFADNPVWTSNPVHEPYSRASESLRPNGYAGPLGPASAGVMADYVLVDMFAEAVTGQRSPEDAMANAERRARRYYS, from the coding sequence ATGCCAATCGATCGCAGAACCTTTCTGAGCGGCACGGCGAGCCTTGCCGCCGGCGCCGCCTTTTCCGGCGTCCCGGGCGCCCGCCGGGCGTTCGCCCAATCCGCCGGCATGACGTTTCAGCCGGAAGAAGGCGCTTCGCTTCGCCTCCTGCGCTGGGTGCCCTTCGTCACCGGCGAGGAAGAGGCCTGGAACGCCAACACCAAGGCCTTCACCGAGGCGACGGGCGTCGAGGTCCGCATCGACCAGGAAAGCTGGGAGGATGTCCGTCCGAAAGCTGCGGTTGCCGCCAATGTCGGCTCGGGTCCCGATATGGTGATGAGCTGGTTCGACGATCCCTTCCAGTATCCCGACAAGCTCGTCGACGTGACCGATCTCGCCACCAAACTCGGCGAGGCGCATGGCGGCTGGTACGAAGGTCTCGAAGGCTATGCCCGTCAGGACGATAGCTTCATCGCCGTCCCGCTCTGCGCCATCGGCAACGCCGTCTGCTACCGCCAGAGCCATATGGAGAAAGCCGGTTTCTCCGAATTCCCGGAGGATACGGACGGCTTCCTGGAACTCTGCAAGGCGCTGAAGGCGAACGGCACGCCCGCCGGCTTCCCGCACGGCAAGGCCGTCGGCGACGGCAACAATTACGCCCATTGGCTTCTCTGGAGCCATGGCGGCATGATGGTCGACGAAAACAGCAACGTGACGATCAACAGCCCGGAGACGAAGGCCGCGATCGAATACGCCAAGGCGCTCTACGAGACCTTCATTCCGGGCACGGAAAGCTGGCTCGACATCAACAACAACCGCGCCTTCCTCGCCGAGCAGATCTCGCTGACGGCAAACGGCGTCTCGCTTTATTACGCCGCCGCCAAGGATCCGGCGATGAAGGAGATCGCCGAGGATATCCGCACGGTGAACCTGCCGGTCGGCCCGATCGGAAAATCGGTCGAGCTTCACCAGACCTCGACGCTCTCGATCTTCAAGCACTGCAAATATCCGCAGGCGGCGAAGGCCTATCTGGAATTCATGTACCAGTCGGACAAGATGAACGCCTGGATCGAAGGTGCCAGCGCCTATTGCTGCCAGGCGCTCAAAGAATTCGCCGACAATCCGGTGTGGACGTCGAACCCGGTGCACGAGCCTTATTCGCGCGCCTCTGAAAGCCTGCGGCCGAACGGCTATGCCGGCCCGCTCGGACCGGCCTCCGCCGGCGTCATGGCCGATTACGTCCTCGTCGACATGTTCGCCGAGGCCGTCACCGGTCAGCGCTCGCCCGAAGACGCAATGGCGAACGCGGAACGCCGCGCCAGGCGCTACTACAGCTGA
- a CDS encoding ABC transporter ATP-binding protein, which translates to MASVTFRDVRKAFGSVEVLHGVSIDIEEGQFVVLVGPSGCGKSTLLRMLAGLEHITAGEILIGDRVVNALPPKERDIAMVFQNYALYPHITVAENMGFSLKLKGVSKKEIESLVSPAAEMLGLSHLLDRYPRQLSGGQRQRVAMGRAIVRKPQVFLFDEPLSNLDAKLRVSMRTEIKNLHQRLKTTTVYVTHDQIEAMTMADKIVVMHDGIVAQVGAPLDLYDRPENLFVAGFIGSPAMNMVTGTLDANDRNIFVTGDGERLPIAEPGDAEPGREMIYGVRPEHFQLGGDTTLRVEVVEPTGSETHVIAFLGETEIVCVFRERISAGPGDELKVTIDAGSVHLFDAREGDRLSV; encoded by the coding sequence ATGGCATCGGTGACGTTCCGCGACGTCCGCAAGGCGTTCGGATCGGTGGAAGTGTTGCACGGCGTCTCGATCGATATCGAGGAAGGCCAGTTCGTCGTGCTCGTCGGACCTTCGGGCTGCGGAAAGTCCACGCTCCTGCGCATGCTGGCAGGTCTGGAACACATCACCGCCGGCGAGATTTTGATCGGGGATCGCGTCGTGAACGCGCTGCCGCCCAAAGAGCGCGACATCGCCATGGTGTTTCAGAACTACGCGCTCTACCCCCACATCACGGTGGCGGAAAACATGGGCTTCTCCCTGAAGCTCAAGGGCGTCTCCAAGAAGGAGATCGAAAGCCTCGTCTCGCCCGCCGCGGAAATGCTCGGCCTGTCCCATCTCCTCGACCGCTATCCGCGCCAGCTCTCCGGCGGCCAGCGCCAGCGCGTCGCCATGGGCCGCGCCATCGTCAGAAAGCCGCAGGTCTTCCTCTTCGACGAGCCCTTGTCGAACCTCGACGCCAAATTGCGCGTCTCCATGCGCACGGAGATCAAGAACCTCCATCAGCGCCTGAAGACCACCACCGTCTACGTCACGCACGACCAGATCGAGGCGATGACCATGGCCGACAAGATCGTCGTCATGCATGACGGCATCGTCGCCCAGGTCGGTGCACCGCTCGATCTCTACGACCGGCCGGAAAACCTCTTCGTCGCGGGCTTCATCGGCTCGCCGGCGATGAACATGGTGACCGGCACCCTCGACGCGAACGACCGCAACATCTTCGTCACCGGCGACGGCGAGCGTCTGCCGATCGCCGAGCCCGGCGATGCCGAACCCGGGCGCGAGATGATCTACGGCGTGCGCCCGGAACACTTTCAGCTCGGCGGCGACACCACGCTCCGCGTGGAAGTGGTCGAGCCGACGGGCTCCGAGACCCATGTCATTGCCTTCCTCGGCGAAACGGAGATCGTCTGCGTCTTCCGCGAGCGCATCTCCGCCGGCCCCGGCGACGAGCTCAAAGTCACCATCGACGCGGGTTCCGTCCATCTCTTCGATGCCAGGGAGGGCGACCGGCTCTCCGTGTGA
- a CDS encoding S1C family serine protease — protein sequence MNETRTRALLALLVVLLALLVLQPYLDRLFFSATAPRPVAPRAELSDFERASVSVFEEIAPSVVQVVARPRGTRFGQSDSLQSGTGFVWDEAGHIVTNNHVVENAASISVRLADDDVVPATLVGRAPNYDLAVLRLAPRARMPPPVPLGTTDDLKVGQTAYAIGNPFGLDQSLTMGIISALKRRLPTSGGREIADVIQTDAAINPGNSGGPLLDSAGRLIGINTAIFSPSGANAGIGFAIPVDVANRVVPSLISSGRVPTPGIGILAADESIAAHLGISGVVIAGIVPGSPADRAGIEGLNQYRGTIGDIIVGIDGEEVRGLTGLTKELEAAGVGGTVELTLERDGRTRDVTVDVVDIGQQ from the coding sequence GTGAACGAAACCCGCACCCGCGCCCTTCTGGCGCTCCTCGTCGTTCTTCTCGCCCTTCTGGTGCTCCAGCCCTATCTCGACCGCCTGTTCTTTTCCGCGACCGCGCCGCGTCCGGTCGCGCCCCGCGCCGAACTCTCCGATTTCGAACGTGCGAGCGTTTCCGTCTTCGAGGAGATCGCCCCCTCCGTCGTCCAGGTCGTGGCGCGTCCGCGCGGCACCCGCTTCGGCCAAAGCGACAGCCTGCAATCGGGCACCGGCTTCGTCTGGGACGAGGCCGGCCACATCGTCACCAACAACCATGTGGTGGAGAACGCCGCGTCGATCTCCGTCCGCCTGGCCGATGACGACGTGGTGCCGGCAACGCTCGTCGGCCGCGCCCCCAATTACGATCTCGCCGTCCTGCGCCTCGCCCCGCGCGCGCGCATGCCGCCGCCGGTGCCGCTCGGCACCACCGACGACTTGAAGGTCGGCCAGACCGCCTATGCGATCGGCAACCCCTTCGGCCTCGACCAGTCGCTGACGATGGGCATCATCTCCGCCCTGAAACGCCGCCTGCCGACGAGCGGCGGCCGCGAGATCGCCGACGTCATCCAGACCGATGCGGCGATCAATCCCGGCAATTCCGGCGGCCCCCTGCTCGATTCCGCCGGCCGTCTCATCGGCATCAACACGGCGATCTTCTCGCCGTCCGGCGCCAATGCCGGCATCGGCTTCGCCATCCCCGTCGATGTCGCGAACCGCGTCGTCCCCTCCCTCATCTCCTCGGGGCGCGTGCCGACACCCGGCATCGGCATTCTGGCGGCAGATGAATCGATCGCCGCCCATCTCGGCATATCGGGCGTCGTCATCGCCGGAATCGTGCCGGGCTCGCCCGCCGACCGGGCCGGCATCGAAGGCCTCAATCAGTACCGCGGCACCATCGGCGACATCATCGTCGGCATCGACGGCGAGGAAGTCCGCGGCCTCACCGGCCTCACCAAAGAGCTCGAAGCGGCGGGCGTCGGCGGCACTGTCGAGCTCACGCTCGAGCGCGACGGCCGCACCCGCGACGTCACCGTCGATGTGGTCGATATCGGCCAGCAATAA
- the modD gene encoding ModD protein, producing the protein MPDLSDADLNRLLTQDAPYGDLTTQALQIGGKAGRMSFAARDAMVLCASEEAARMIRRAGGEIASVLPSGSTVEAGTVFLSAVGPAAALHKAWKVSQTLVEYASGIATRANRIVAAARAEAPEIVVACTRKNFPGTKEISIKAVMAGGAGIHRLGLSETILVFPEHRVFLDGDTAAWMTALKRHAPEKKIVVESDDLDEAEALAKAGADVIQLEKLEPEAVAEMVRRVASLTPRPVVAMAGGVNEANAARYAATGCDVLVTSAPYFGRPSDVKVTIERG; encoded by the coding sequence ATGCCAGATCTTTCCGATGCCGATCTCAACCGGCTTCTCACGCAGGATGCGCCTTATGGGGACCTCACCACGCAGGCGCTGCAGATCGGCGGGAAGGCCGGGCGCATGAGCTTTGCCGCCCGCGATGCGATGGTGCTGTGTGCGTCCGAAGAGGCGGCGCGGATGATCCGGCGCGCGGGCGGGGAGATCGCCTCGGTGTTGCCGAGCGGATCGACGGTCGAGGCGGGGACGGTGTTTTTGAGTGCGGTCGGGCCGGCCGCAGCGCTGCACAAGGCCTGGAAGGTGTCGCAGACGCTCGTCGAATACGCCTCCGGCATCGCCACGCGCGCCAACCGTATCGTCGCGGCGGCCCGGGCGGAGGCGCCGGAGATCGTGGTTGCCTGCACGCGCAAGAATTTCCCCGGCACCAAGGAGATTTCCATCAAGGCGGTGATGGCCGGCGGGGCCGGCATCCACCGGCTCGGATTGTCGGAAACGATCCTCGTCTTTCCGGAGCACCGCGTGTTTCTGGACGGCGACACGGCGGCGTGGATGACGGCGCTGAAGCGGCACGCGCCGGAGAAGAAGATCGTGGTGGAGAGCGATGACCTCGACGAGGCCGAGGCGCTCGCGAAGGCCGGGGCCGACGTCATCCAGCTGGAAAAGCTCGAGCCGGAGGCGGTTGCGGAGATGGTGCGGCGGGTGGCCAGCCTGACGCCGCGGCCGGTGGTGGCGATGGCCGGCGGCGTCAACGAGGCGAATGCGGCGCGCTACGCGGCGACGGGCTGCGACGTGCTGGTGACATCGGCACCCTATTTCGGCCGGCCGAGCGACGTGAAGGTCACGATCGAACGCGGGTGA
- a CDS encoding NAD(P)H-binding protein has protein sequence MTDPQNVSDLKPKRILVLGATGTIGRATVKALMARGHEVVCFVRPKAGVGGALTPEGTAKLLEGAKLRFGEVTDPASLRRDGFSGEAFDVLVSCLASRTGGEKDAWAIDYQAHSDALVAAREAGVSQMVLLSAICVQKPLLAFQQAKLAFEKELIASGLTYSIVRPTAFFKSLAGQIDRLRAGKPYLLFGDGRLTACKPISDDDLGRYLAECVDDDNRHDQILPIGGPGDAVTPIEQGERLFQLLGKEPKFKHVPVALMDAIIAGLSGLGRFSPKLRAKAELARIGRYYATESMLLLNPETGRYDAAATPSYGTETLFDFYARLVKGEARVERGDHAVF, from the coding sequence ATGACGGATCCACAGAATGTGAGCGATCTGAAGCCCAAACGCATCCTCGTTCTGGGCGCAACCGGGACGATCGGCCGTGCCACGGTAAAGGCGCTCATGGCCCGCGGCCATGAGGTCGTCTGTTTCGTGCGGCCGAAAGCCGGTGTCGGCGGGGCGCTGACGCCGGAGGGGACGGCGAAGCTTCTGGAGGGGGCAAAACTGCGCTTCGGCGAGGTGACTGACCCGGCTTCGCTCAGACGCGACGGGTTTTCCGGCGAGGCTTTCGACGTTCTCGTCTCCTGCCTGGCCTCGCGCACCGGCGGTGAGAAGGATGCCTGGGCGATCGATTATCAGGCGCATTCAGACGCCCTTGTCGCGGCGCGGGAGGCCGGCGTGAGCCAGATGGTGCTCTTGTCGGCGATCTGCGTGCAGAAACCGCTTCTCGCCTTCCAGCAGGCAAAACTCGCCTTCGAGAAGGAATTGATCGCGTCGGGGCTCACCTATTCGATCGTGCGGCCGACGGCCTTCTTCAAATCGCTTGCCGGCCAGATCGACCGGCTGCGCGCCGGAAAGCCCTATCTTCTCTTCGGCGACGGGCGGCTGACGGCGTGCAAGCCGATCAGCGACGACGATCTCGGGCGCTATCTCGCCGAATGCGTGGATGACGACAACCGCCACGACCAGATCCTGCCGATCGGCGGGCCGGGCGATGCGGTGACGCCGATCGAGCAGGGGGAAAGGCTGTTTCAGCTTCTGGGCAAGGAGCCGAAATTCAAGCATGTGCCGGTGGCGCTGATGGATGCGATCATCGCCGGGCTGAGCGGGCTTGGCAGGTTCTCGCCGAAGCTGCGCGCCAAGGCGGAGCTCGCCCGGATCGGCCGCTATTATGCGACGGAATCGATGCTGCTCCTCAATCCCGAGACCGGGCGCTACGACGCGGCGGCGACGCCGTCCTACGGCACCGAGACGCTGTTCGATTTCTATGCGCGGCTCGTCAAAGGCGAGGCGCGTGTGGAACGCGGCGACCACGCGGTGTTTTGA
- a CDS encoding DMT family transporter, translated as MPWIYLVVAGILEVVWAFAMKQSDGFSRPVPTLITVAAMAVSLWLLALAMRSIPLGTAYTIWTGIGAMGAFVVGIVFLGEPLNAVRILAALLIVSGLVLMRVASA; from the coding sequence GTGCCTTGGATCTATCTCGTCGTCGCCGGTATTCTCGAGGTCGTCTGGGCTTTTGCGATGAAGCAGTCCGATGGCTTCAGCCGGCCCGTCCCGACCCTCATTACAGTGGCCGCCATGGCGGTGAGCCTGTGGCTTCTCGCGCTCGCCATGCGCAGCATCCCGCTCGGCACCGCCTATACGATCTGGACCGGCATCGGCGCGATGGGGGCGTTCGTCGTCGGGATCGTCTTTCTCGGGGAGCCGCTGAATGCGGTGAGGATTTTGGCTGCGCTCCTGATCGTTTCGGGGCTCGTGCTGATGCGGGTGGCGAGCGCCTGA
- a CDS encoding LysR family transcriptional regulator → MARVSPVRTPNVRQIRAFLAVAKHLRFTRAAEDLNISQPALTVQINQLEEVLSIKLFDRNKRQVSLTPAGRNLLPMFERIVTDLEDVVIASTDLAYARRGAVRVAALPSVSASLLPKALVSFRRTHPNISVRIRDVVADDIINMVKAEQVDFGIGIRLTPDRDIKVENFITDHICAFFRRGHPIEDAPPVLTIKDCAPYPLILTSRTSSVRVLFERALAREGVEVHIAGDVNYMSTALGMVRAGYGIGILPTSAVDSGHTMGLGFKRIDAPWLNRRVGIIRKSGRYLSPVVEHFIQAVQDTAGNLPSANFRSVRRSEPIAAVERKVS, encoded by the coding sequence ATGGCGAGAGTTTCTCCGGTACGGACACCCAATGTCCGCCAGATTCGGGCCTTTCTCGCCGTCGCGAAGCATCTGCGCTTCACCCGGGCGGCGGAAGATCTCAACATCTCGCAGCCGGCGTTGACGGTGCAGATCAATCAGCTTGAAGAGGTCCTCTCCATCAAGCTCTTCGATCGCAACAAAAGACAGGTGTCGCTGACGCCGGCGGGGCGCAACCTCTTGCCGATGTTTGAACGCATCGTCACCGACCTCGAAGACGTGGTGATCGCCAGCACCGATCTCGCCTATGCGCGGCGCGGGGCGGTGCGCGTGGCCGCCCTTCCTTCCGTCTCCGCCAGCCTTCTGCCGAAGGCGCTCGTTTCGTTTCGGCGCACGCATCCCAATATCAGCGTGCGCATCCGCGACGTGGTTGCCGACGACATCATCAACATGGTGAAGGCCGAACAGGTCGATTTCGGCATCGGCATCCGTCTGACGCCCGACCGCGACATCAAGGTCGAGAATTTCATCACCGACCATATCTGCGCCTTCTTCCGCCGGGGGCATCCGATCGAGGACGCGCCGCCGGTGCTGACCATCAAGGATTGCGCGCCCTATCCGCTCATCCTGACGAGCCGCACCAGCAGCGTGCGGGTGCTGTTCGAACGCGCGCTCGCGCGTGAGGGGGTGGAAGTCCATATCGCCGGCGACGTGAACTACATGTCGACCGCGCTCGGCATGGTGCGGGCGGGCTACGGCATCGGCATCCTGCCGACATCGGCGGTTGATTCCGGCCATACGATGGGGCTCGGCTTCAAACGCATCGACGCGCCCTGGCTCAACCGCCGCGTCGGCATCATCCGCAAATCGGGCCGCTATCTGAGCCCGGTCGTGGAGCATTTCATCCAGGCGGTGCAGGACACGGCGGGCAACCTTCCGAGCGCGAATTTCCGCTCCGTGCGCCGTTCGGAGCCGATCGCAGCGGTGGAACGCAAGGTCTCCTGA